Genomic window (Candidatus Neomarinimicrobiota bacterium):
TTTCTGCAATGGAATCTATTGCAAAAAAGGAAGCTGGCGGGAATGTTTATCTCATTGGGATAGGTAGTAAGAAAATGAAATACGAACGAAGGTATCATCAATTTGTCGAAGAATACAGAGACCACCTGAAATCTCTCAATATTTTGCTACCGGATTAATTATTTAAGATATAATATTTTTTCAGATGTCGTAGTTGATTGCCCAATTGCATTTACAAAATATAAACCGGATGGAGCACGTTCACCGGTTTCCATTCTTCCGTCCCATGTTAAAGGTGTACCACCTGCTTCTACATTTCCTTCCAAAATCGTTCGAACTGTTTGTCCAATGGAATTAACAATTTCCACTTCCATTTGTTGTGTCTCGGCTATATTGATTTGAAATGATGTGGTTCCATTGAATGGATTTGGGTAATTGGATTCTATTTTGATTTCACCCGGGAGTAATGGCTCGCCGATTACTGATGGAATTCCATCCGTAATCGAAATGGAATAGTCCCAGTCTCCGCCAACAGTATCTTGGCTAACAATTGCAAGCGTCATAGCTATCATTCCGGTTGGATCAATATTGACTTCGTTTCCGCTGAAGATTGTAATCAAGCCGGTATTATTTTGTAAAATTGCATTCATTTGAAAATCAGCGGTGTAGGTGGAGACTGAAGATAAAACAACTTTCATAGGATTATCAGATTCGAGTTTGATATACTGAGTTGCATATTTGTTGAGTGATGTACTTGTGACTGAGGATTCAAATCCTTTGATAAAACTCACTGTTCTATAAATGCCGGGCTCTGAAATTGGATAATCTTCTGCTTCGCTATAAGTGTAGTCACTTGTTTCTGAATCGGAAGTGAGGAGTAGGTTTGCAATTGCCATTCCATTGAGTGCCTCTATAAAAGAAAATCCTTGTTCCACCAACGCTTGGTCAATGTTTGATTGGCTAAAATCCGTTTCATCGCTTGGTTGACTTACACCAATCTCAAAAATCCGCTGCATCGCACTACTTCCACCCATGTGTTCCTCAATATATTGAAAGAAAATGAAAGAGCCGTACCAATGTGTTCCTCCCGCATTCAAGGAAGTTTGCGGGTACGCAAACCAAGACGGAAGATATTGATAGCAATCGTTAATAGAATCGTAAACCTGCTCTTCCATCCAAACGGCTGTAGCTTCCATCAGCCAAGGTTTTTCGTAGGCATTGTACCCAAATTGGATTGCATGAAAAAACTCATGTGCTGCAGTAACCTGAATATTTTCGATCGGTGTGTTGGACGGGAATCCATCGTAATCATTTCTCATGGCCATATAACTTGTAACTGCCAGCATTTCTGTTCCCTCGCTATTTTCATTATCGCCATTTCCACTGGCAAAATTTTCAGCTTGAACGTATCCATAATATCCTGCTTGTAGATTGCGGATATAGATATCATAATGGTCAGACCCACCGCCGGAACCATCTGAAGGCGGTTGAACATAATTCATATCTAAAAGCTGATTCGTATGAACATTGCTAAAAATTGTTACCATAGAATCAACGTAGTCAGGGATAGAATTTCCATTCAAATCTTCGCTGCCAACCGAATGGGTTCCATCGGTTGTGTAATGAAATCGAAACATTCCACTATCGGTAAATTGGTCCAGACCATCGGCCTCCCAACGTGTTATGGATGTATGGTTGACCAATTCTCCGGTAAATGAATATCCCAATTCTCTTAGAGATTCCTTTTGATTTTCGGAAAGTGAATGTCCATGAAGGGCGATATTAAGAAGGTGTGGAGTTGTATGAATCCATGGATCAGCTGTCGGATTTAAAATGAAATCAGCAGATAATTCTACTGGTCTTTTCTCAGCAGTGACTACAGACAAAAGAGCCAAAATTAGTAGGAAATATCGTATCAATTTAATCTCGATTTCTCCGGTGTTTCTCGGCGTCCTCTTTTATCTTTTTCGCCATTTCTTCTGCTACTTTTTCTCCACCACCTATTTTTAAGATTTTCTCATTTTCCCTAAGACGTTTTCGAGCAAGATAAAACCGAATAAAAAGTCCAAAAGCTATAATGCCGATTCCATAAAATATTGCAAAGTATGGTAAAAATTCACCCATGGTTTTTAGTATCCATATTTTTCCCAAAGCCACGTTCCAACAATCATTCCGGCTCCCGTAGGTAATTCCCAACCAAGATTTTCTCCGTGATCTTGGTCAATGATTCCGGCAACGAAAAGGGA
Coding sequences:
- a CDS encoding T9SS type A sorting domain-containing protein; amino-acid sequence: MIRYFLLILALLSVVTAEKRPVELSADFILNPTADPWIHTTPHLLNIALHGHSLSENQKESLRELGYSFTGELVNHTSITRWEADGLDQFTDSGMFRFHYTTDGTHSVGSEDLNGNSIPDYVDSMVTIFSNVHTNQLLDMNYVQPPSDGSGGGSDHYDIYIRNLQAGYYGYVQAENFASGNGDNENSEGTEMLAVTSYMAMRNDYDGFPSNTPIENIQVTAAHEFFHAIQFGYNAYEKPWLMEATAVWMEEQVYDSINDCYQYLPSWFAYPQTSLNAGGTHWYGSFIFFQYIEEHMGGSSAMQRIFEIGVSQPSDETDFSQSNIDQALVEQGFSFIEALNGMAIANLLLTSDSETSDYTYSEAEDYPISEPGIYRTVSFIKGFESSVTSTSLNKYATQYIKLESDNPMKVVLSSVSTYTADFQMNAILQNNTGLITIFSGNEVNIDPTGMIAMTLAIVSQDTVGGDWDYSISITDGIPSVIGEPLLPGEIKIESNYPNPFNGTTSFQINIAETQQMEVEIVNSIGQTVRTILEGNVEAGGTPLTWDGRMETGERAPSGLYFVNAIGQSTTTSEKILYLK